From Pseudomonadota bacterium, the proteins below share one genomic window:
- a CDS encoding NAD(P)/FAD-dependent oxidoreductase: MTQKNITVVGGGPVGSLLAISLARHGYKVGLYEGRPDSRRTSIYQGRSINIALSDRGWTSLEKIGVSQEAKHDAIPMYDRRIHGVDGDISRIPYGKGDDAIWSVSRSGINHQLLSIAEGEPNITSYFEHRLLDIDFETATTTFTTTAGDEVVVEADIAFGADGANSKVRRLAHSFPRFSYSQTYMPQDYIELNISANVDGSHKLDRNALHIWPRKDFMLIALPNPDGTFTCTLFLNHSGDPSFESLREREDVERFFSSNFADAMDYLEAPVETFMSRDPAPLYLVQVYPWSFNRRIGLIGDAAHAIVPFYGQGMNCGFEDCAELDALITAHGHDWPEILAAYEQARKPNADAIAELAVRNFAEMSDLSGDPDFQLRKKIEAKFSDLYPDLWTPLYSMVTFRPDVPYSRALRVGDEQKEVMDRVMALPNIHDDWDEPYVMDRLFRWASEVFGDEQ; the protein is encoded by the coding sequence GTGACACAGAAGAACATCACGGTGGTTGGCGGCGGCCCGGTGGGTAGCCTGTTGGCCATCTCTCTGGCACGCCATGGGTACAAGGTGGGCCTGTACGAGGGGCGGCCAGACTCTCGCCGTACCAGCATCTACCAAGGCCGCTCTATCAACATCGCCCTCTCCGATCGAGGCTGGACTTCGCTGGAGAAGATAGGCGTGAGCCAGGAAGCCAAGCACGACGCGATCCCCATGTACGATCGCAGAATCCATGGGGTGGACGGCGATATCAGCCGCATTCCCTACGGCAAGGGCGATGATGCCATCTGGTCCGTATCGCGCAGCGGGATCAACCATCAGCTGCTTAGCATCGCCGAGGGCGAGCCCAACATCACCAGCTACTTCGAACATCGACTCCTCGACATCGACTTCGAGACGGCGACCACTACCTTCACCACCACTGCTGGCGATGAGGTGGTGGTCGAGGCCGACATCGCCTTCGGCGCGGACGGCGCGAACTCCAAGGTCAGGCGCCTGGCGCACAGCTTCCCGCGCTTCAGTTACAGCCAAACCTATATGCCTCAGGACTACATCGAGCTGAACATATCGGCCAACGTGGACGGCTCGCACAAGCTCGATAGGAACGCCCTGCACATCTGGCCGCGCAAGGACTTCATGCTGATCGCCCTGCCGAATCCGGATGGTACGTTCACCTGCACCCTGTTCCTCAACCACTCGGGCGACCCGTCCTTCGAGTCGCTCCGGGAGCGCGAGGACGTCGAGCGCTTCTTCTCCTCCAACTTCGCCGATGCGATGGACTACCTTGAAGCTCCAGTGGAGACCTTCATGAGCCGTGATCCCGCGCCGCTGTACCTGGTGCAGGTGTACCCCTGGTCCTTCAACCGCAGGATCGGCCTCATTGGCGATGCCGCCCACGCGATCGTGCCCTTCTACGGCCAAGGAATGAACTGCGGCTTCGAAGACTGCGCGGAGCTGGACGCACTTATCACGGCCCACGGTCATGATTGGCCCGAGATTCTCGCGGCCTACGAGCAAGCGCGCAAACCGAACGCCGATGCCATCGCGGAGCTTGCCGTGCGCAACTTCGCCGAGATGAGTGACCTCTCCGGCGATCCAGACTTCCAGCTGCGCAAGAAGATCGAGGCGAAGTTCAGCGACCTCTACCCGGACCTCTGGACGCCCCTCTACTCGATGGTCACCTTCCGCCCGGACGTGCCTTACTCGCGGGCCTTGCGCGTGGGTGATGAGCAAAAGGAGGTGATGGACAGGGTAATGGCATTACCGAACATCCACGATGACTGGGATGAGCCGTACGTTATGGACCGACTCTTTCGCTGGGCATCCGAGGTATTTGGAGACGAGCAATGA
- a CDS encoding tryptophan 2,3-dioxygenase family protein, producing the protein MNIVPKNYRELEHSIHTDLKDRMSYGRYLHLPQVLSAQHPLSGEHDEMLFIVIHQASELWMKLAGNELAEAIKNIEGDNFRHAFKVVARVKLILTQITQSWQILSTMTPVDYLKFRDALGPASGFQSYSYRKLEFLLGNKNNSLVKVHKHDAAIHEELTRVLNEPSLYDVVLRKLSEVGFEMDGSVLNRDWSQPYQPNDSVRAAWLRVYREAEEYFELYELAEKLVDIEDAFQNWRFKHMYTVQRIIGSRHGTGGSSGVPFLRKALDMSFFPELLAVRTEL; encoded by the coding sequence ATGAACATCGTCCCAAAGAACTACCGGGAGCTGGAGCACAGCATCCATACGGATCTCAAGGACCGTATGAGCTACGGCCGCTACCTGCATTTGCCACAGGTGCTGAGCGCCCAGCATCCGCTCTCCGGAGAGCACGACGAGATGTTGTTCATCGTCATCCACCAGGCGAGCGAGCTGTGGATGAAACTTGCCGGCAACGAGTTGGCAGAGGCGATCAAGAACATTGAGGGAGACAACTTCCGTCACGCCTTTAAGGTGGTTGCACGCGTCAAGCTGATTCTCACGCAGATCACGCAGTCATGGCAGATCCTCTCCACCATGACGCCGGTCGATTACCTGAAGTTCCGTGACGCGCTCGGTCCCGCGTCTGGTTTTCAGTCTTACAGCTACCGAAAGCTAGAATTCTTATTGGGCAACAAGAACAATAGCCTAGTGAAGGTGCATAAGCACGATGCGGCGATACACGAAGAGCTCACGCGAGTCCTGAACGAGCCCAGCCTCTACGATGTGGTGCTGCGCAAGTTGAGTGAGGTCGGGTTTGAAATGGATGGTTCGGTGCTCAATCGGGACTGGAGCCAGCCCTATCAGCCCAACGACTCCGTTCGCGCGGCCTGGCTGAGGGTGTACCGCGAGGCGGAGGAGTATTTCGAGCTTTACGAGCTGGCAGAGAAGCTCGTCGACATAGAGGACGCCTTTCAGAACTGGCGCTTCAAGCACATGTACACGGTGCAGCGGATCATCGGCAGTCGCCACGGCACGGGCGGCTCTTCGGGGGTGCCATTCCTGAGGAAAGCGCTCGATATGAGCTTTTTCCCCGAGCTCCTGGCGGTTAGGACTGAACTTTAG
- a CDS encoding dihydrodipicolinate synthase family protein, which translates to MASKYTKHDAKDYARQHMRGVWAAALNPFRHDLSLDEAGLRANIRHWIDELDIKGLFIAGKQGEFFSMSLEERKRNFEIAVEECDGAAGVIVSVSDQNFDTVKELAHHAEHCGADYIVVHAPVLSFVHNRAEVLYQYYKALCDELDIGIAMWSHPDSGYLMQPGECARIAQLPNIVAIKYSVPREMYVKLSHMVGNKIQVSTSAEPEWLDNIEELGWRLYLCSSPPYHLQTANDKRMDEYTRLAFEGKFEQARRVRDSLNPVREAMANAKPADKPQAFGKYWQELLGQVGGRVRPPMLELTDRERAVIDEAFESCGLQR; encoded by the coding sequence ATGGCCAGCAAATATACAAAGCACGACGCCAAGGACTACGCCCGCCAGCACATGCGCGGGGTTTGGGCTGCCGCGCTCAATCCGTTCCGCCACGACCTTTCCCTGGACGAGGCGGGGCTGCGCGCGAACATCCGTCACTGGATAGACGAACTGGACATCAAGGGTCTGTTCATCGCGGGCAAACAGGGCGAGTTTTTCTCCATGAGTCTCGAGGAGCGAAAGCGCAACTTCGAGATCGCCGTGGAGGAATGCGACGGCGCGGCTGGCGTGATCGTCTCCGTGTCGGATCAGAACTTCGACACGGTGAAGGAGCTGGCCCATCACGCTGAGCACTGTGGCGCTGACTACATCGTCGTGCACGCGCCGGTGCTGAGCTTTGTGCACAATCGCGCAGAGGTGCTCTACCAGTACTACAAGGCGCTGTGCGACGAGCTCGATATCGGCATCGCGATGTGGAGCCATCCGGACTCTGGCTACCTGATGCAGCCTGGGGAATGTGCACGTATCGCGCAGCTACCCAACATCGTCGCGATCAAGTACTCCGTGCCCCGCGAGATGTACGTAAAGCTAAGCCATATGGTCGGTAACAAGATCCAGGTGTCCACGTCGGCAGAGCCGGAGTGGCTCGACAACATCGAAGAGCTCGGCTGGCGGCTGTACCTTTGCTCATCGCCGCCCTACCACCTGCAGACGGCCAACGACAAGCGTATGGACGAGTACACTCGTCTCGCCTTCGAGGGGAAGTTCGAGCAGGCGCGTCGCGTTCGCGACAGCCTGAACCCCGTGCGCGAAGCGATGGCCAACGCCAAACCCGCAGACAAGCCCCAGGCATTCGGCAAGTACTGGCAGGAACTGTTAGGCCAGGTAGGCGGGCGCGTGCGGCCGCCGATGCTGGAGCTGACGGACCGCGAAAGGGCTGTCATCGACGAGGCGTTTGAGTCCTGCGGCCTGCAGCGGTAG
- a CDS encoding aspartate dehydrogenase, with product MHVGIIGLGAIGSFVHDELKRRGFSVDALLVRPERLATIARTFPAVACVSAVSDLPGHIDHMIDCAGHHALAAYGPHILRRGIDLTTVSIGGLASAELYHALDQAATEGSARLHLVAGAIGALDCLRAAAVGDLQCVTYVGRKPPKSWKGSPADAHHDLDNLWGDAVVHFEGTARDAAIQYPKNANVAAAVALAGVGFDQTQVKLIADPNVEQNIHEVVASGEFGSFSFEIRGNALPTNPKSSALTAMSVVSKLQQDSRRIRF from the coding sequence ATGCACGTTGGCATCATCGGACTCGGCGCGATCGGCAGCTTCGTACACGACGAACTGAAGCGTCGTGGATTCTCGGTGGATGCCCTGCTCGTGCGCCCAGAACGCCTCGCGACAATCGCCCGCACGTTTCCCGCCGTCGCGTGCGTCTCGGCGGTGAGTGACCTGCCGGGCCACATCGACCACATGATCGACTGCGCAGGCCACCATGCCTTAGCCGCCTACGGCCCTCACATACTGCGCCGCGGTATCGACCTGACGACTGTTTCGATCGGCGGCCTAGCCAGCGCCGAGCTCTACCATGCCCTCGATCAGGCGGCCACCGAGGGCAGCGCCAGGTTGCATCTGGTCGCCGGCGCCATCGGCGCACTCGACTGTCTGCGGGCGGCAGCGGTGGGCGATCTTCAGTGCGTCACGTACGTGGGGCGCAAGCCGCCGAAGAGCTGGAAGGGCTCTCCCGCTGACGCGCACCATGACCTGGACAACCTCTGGGGCGACGCGGTCGTCCATTTCGAGGGCACGGCACGCGACGCGGCCATCCAGTACCCGAAGAACGCGAACGTCGCAGCGGCGGTTGCCCTCGCCGGTGTCGGCTTCGATCAGACGCAGGTCAAACTCATCGCTGATCCGAACGTCGAGCAGAACATCCACGAAGTTGTTGCGTCGGGCGAGTTCGGAAGCTTCTCCTTCGAAATCCGCGGCAACGCGCTACCCACCAACCCGAAGAGCTCTGCCCTCACAGCGATGAGTGTCGTTAGTAAACTGCAGCAGGACTCGCGGCGAATCCGGTTTTAA
- a CDS encoding LysR substrate-binding domain-containing protein has protein sequence MMVARHARIVDRAVTRLKLKQLRLLVAVGEFGSIQHAARELQVSQPAATKLIQDLELDFEVSLFRRTNRGVVPTSYGDALIRHGKLILAQISNAAQELDDISEGSSGRVVVGALLAAAPLLLPAAIGILMAERPRVAIKVVEGTNDALMPALYAGEIDMIVGRLPAYRSRAELVQEELFDEKVLTVVGKQHPLAKAPSVTFEQIKPFGWILPPLETTLRREVEQYFVGQGQYMPPTVLESVSYLANRALFQQFDLVGLMPEHVVAHDIESGVLVELNWTVPFGNGPVGISYRGPDSLSPAGAEFLEALRKASYRF, from the coding sequence ATGATGGTTGCTCGCCACGCCCGGATTGTGGACCGCGCGGTAACGCGCCTGAAGTTAAAGCAGCTGCGCTTGCTGGTCGCGGTGGGGGAGTTCGGTAGCATTCAGCATGCGGCGCGCGAGCTGCAGGTCTCCCAACCAGCGGCCACCAAGCTTATTCAGGACCTGGAGCTAGACTTCGAGGTGTCCTTGTTCCGACGCACGAACCGGGGAGTCGTGCCCACGTCCTATGGGGATGCGCTGATTCGTCACGGCAAGCTGATCTTGGCGCAGATCTCCAACGCTGCCCAGGAGCTCGACGATATCAGTGAGGGCAGTAGCGGGCGGGTGGTGGTCGGTGCGCTGCTCGCCGCCGCGCCGCTGCTGTTACCGGCCGCGATAGGCATCCTGATGGCCGAGCGACCCAGAGTGGCGATCAAGGTGGTCGAAGGAACCAACGATGCGCTGATGCCGGCGCTGTACGCGGGCGAGATCGACATGATCGTCGGGCGTCTGCCCGCCTACCGGTCCAGGGCCGAGCTGGTGCAGGAGGAGCTGTTCGATGAAAAGGTGCTGACGGTCGTGGGCAAGCAGCACCCGTTGGCCAAAGCGCCGTCGGTCACCTTCGAGCAGATTAAACCCTTCGGTTGGATACTGCCGCCCTTGGAGACCACCTTGCGCCGCGAGGTCGAGCAGTACTTCGTCGGCCAGGGGCAATATATGCCGCCCACCGTTCTCGAGTCCGTCTCTTACCTTGCGAACCGCGCGCTGTTTCAGCAGTTCGATCTCGTCGGGTTGATGCCGGAGCACGTGGTGGCGCACGACATCGAAAGCGGCGTGTTGGTTGAACTTAATTGGACCGTACCCTTCGGTAACGGCCCGGTCGGTATCTCCTACAGAGGACCCGACAGTCTGTCACCGGCAGGGGCCGAGTTTCTGGAAGCGCTTCGCAAAGCTAGCTATCGTTTTTAG
- a CDS encoding NAD-dependent succinate-semialdehyde dehydrogenase encodes MSAYPELQLYIGGEWRKAASDMPVLNPATEQEIGRLPRAGQRELDDALEAAARGFKVWSKTAPAERANVLFKAAAIMRERQDEIAAAITAEHGKPLAQARLEVTRGCEFFEWDAGEATRTYGRVIPSAPGVRYAVHHQPVGTVLGLSPWNFPMSQPCRKIAGAIAAGCSIILKAAEETPAGALHIAKALHDAGLPPGVLNLVFGTPAEISDYLIRQDQVRLVAFTGSTAVGRHLTTLASQNMTPVLMELGGHAPVIVCEDTDVESAAISGAVRKMRNAGQVCTSPTRFFVHESIFDRYLDAFVRRAAETIVGNGVDSAVEMGPLANERRLPALTALVDDAVAKGADLMTGGKRLGDTGYFFEPTVLANVPKEARVMQEEPFGPLAVVNSVSSLDDAIEQANGVPFGLAAYGFTNRADYADRLIDELEAGTVSINTLEASLPETPFGGVKHSGFGREGGTEGLHNYMVVKNVSHSIGIV; translated from the coding sequence ATGAGTGCCTATCCAGAGCTGCAACTCTACATCGGTGGCGAGTGGCGAAAGGCTGCGAGCGACATGCCGGTCTTGAATCCGGCGACCGAGCAGGAAATCGGTCGTCTTCCACGCGCCGGTCAGCGCGAACTGGACGACGCACTCGAGGCCGCAGCGCGAGGCTTTAAGGTGTGGAGCAAGACCGCGCCGGCCGAACGCGCCAACGTTCTGTTTAAGGCAGCGGCGATCATGCGCGAGCGCCAGGATGAGATCGCCGCGGCCATCACCGCTGAGCACGGCAAGCCCCTGGCCCAAGCGCGCCTGGAGGTCACTCGCGGCTGCGAGTTCTTCGAGTGGGATGCGGGGGAGGCGACGCGCACCTACGGACGCGTCATTCCCAGTGCGCCCGGCGTGCGTTACGCCGTGCATCACCAGCCCGTGGGAACGGTGCTGGGGCTGTCGCCCTGGAATTTCCCCATGAGCCAGCCGTGCCGCAAGATCGCCGGGGCGATCGCCGCCGGTTGCTCCATCATCCTCAAGGCAGCTGAAGAGACCCCCGCCGGCGCCCTGCACATCGCCAAAGCGCTCCACGACGCCGGACTACCGCCGGGCGTATTGAACCTCGTCTTCGGCACGCCAGCCGAGATCTCCGATTACCTGATCCGCCAGGACCAGGTGCGCCTGGTCGCGTTCACCGGCTCTACCGCCGTTGGACGGCATCTCACGACGCTGGCCTCGCAGAACATGACCCCGGTGCTCATGGAGCTCGGCGGGCACGCCCCGGTGATCGTGTGCGAAGACACCGATGTCGAGTCCGCCGCGATCAGTGGTGCCGTTAGGAAGATGCGCAACGCCGGGCAGGTGTGCACCTCACCAACGCGCTTCTTCGTTCACGAGAGCATCTTCGATCGCTACCTCGATGCCTTCGTGCGCCGGGCCGCCGAGACCATCGTCGGCAACGGCGTCGACAGCGCCGTTGAGATGGGCCCCCTCGCGAACGAACGCAGGCTTCCCGCGCTGACGGCGCTGGTCGACGACGCGGTAGCAAAGGGCGCTGATCTTATGACCGGCGGCAAGCGCCTGGGCGATACGGGCTACTTCTTCGAGCCCACGGTGCTCGCGAACGTGCCCAAAGAGGCGCGCGTGATGCAGGAGGAGCCCTTCGGCCCGCTCGCCGTGGTCAATTCCGTGTCTTCACTCGATGACGCCATCGAGCAGGCTAACGGTGTGCCCTTTGGTCTTGCAGCTTACGGTTTCACCAACCGTGCTGACTATGCGGACCGACTGATCGATGAGCTGGAAGCGGGCACCGTCTCCATCAATACGCTCGAGGCGTCGCTACCGGAGACTCCGTTTGGGGGCGTCAAGCACAGCGGGTTTGGGCGCGAGGGTGGTACCGAGGGGCTGCACAATTACATGGTGGTAAAGAACGTATCGCACAGTATTGGGATCGTCTGA
- the pspF gene encoding phage shock protein operon transcriptional activator has protein sequence MSSSAPNILGESPSFLSMLEHVSHAAPLDKPLLIIGERGTGKELVSQRLHFLSKRWDEPLVKLNCAALTESLLESELFGHEAGAFTGAVGRHVGRFERAEGGTLLLDELGTIPLRMQEKILRVIEYGEFERVGGSDTLSVDVRVVGSTNEDLPRLARRGGFRHDLLDRLAFDVITVPPLRARPEDILMLGEHFGVRAAQELGRPLFPGFSEGAREILLTHPWPGNVRELKNVVERSLYRWPSLEDPVDEISLDPFASPFRLRGPAVPDTTADSGEGASAPSADHTPALPVDLPEAVGNFEVRYIRAAMDAMNHNQRAAAELLGLTYHQLRGRLRKYDLS, from the coding sequence ATGAGTTCTTCTGCGCCGAACATCCTGGGCGAGTCGCCCTCCTTCCTCTCGATGCTGGAGCACGTTTCGCACGCGGCACCACTCGATAAGCCATTGTTAATTATCGGAGAACGGGGTACGGGCAAGGAGCTGGTGTCGCAGCGACTGCACTTTCTGTCTAAGCGCTGGGACGAACCCCTGGTGAAGCTCAACTGCGCCGCGCTCACCGAAAGCCTCCTCGAGTCGGAGCTGTTCGGGCACGAGGCTGGGGCGTTCACCGGGGCTGTCGGGCGGCACGTCGGCCGCTTTGAGCGGGCGGAAGGGGGAACACTACTACTCGATGAGCTCGGCACCATTCCTTTGCGGATGCAGGAGAAGATCCTGCGTGTCATTGAGTACGGCGAATTTGAGCGAGTGGGGGGAAGCGACACGCTGTCGGTGGACGTGCGTGTGGTCGGCTCTACGAACGAGGACCTTCCCCGCCTGGCGCGTAGGGGGGGCTTTCGCCACGACCTGCTGGATCGGCTCGCCTTTGATGTGATCACCGTGCCGCCCCTGCGCGCGCGGCCCGAGGACATTCTGATGCTGGGTGAGCACTTTGGCGTACGGGCGGCGCAGGAGTTAGGGCGGCCGTTGTTCCCAGGCTTTTCGGAAGGGGCGCGGGAGATCCTATTGACACACCCGTGGCCGGGTAACGTGCGTGAGCTGAAGAACGTGGTGGAGCGGTCGCTCTACCGCTGGCCGTCGCTGGAGGATCCGGTCGACGAGATCTCACTCGATCCCTTTGCGTCGCCCTTTCGCCTACGTGGTCCAGCCGTGCCGGACACGACGGCGGACTCCGGAGAAGGTGCAAGCGCGCCGAGCGCCGATCACACCCCGGCGCTGCCCGTCGACCTGCCCGAGGCTGTCGGGAACTTCGAGGTGCGCTACATCCGCGCCGCCATGGATGCGATGAATCACAACCAACGGGCCGCCGCGGAGCTGCTGGGTCTGACGTACCATCAACTTCGCGGTAGGCTGCGAAAGTACGATCTGAGCTGA
- the pspA gene encoding phage shock protein PspA, whose product MGIFSRFSDIVNSNLNSLLEKAEDPEKLVRLMIQEMEDTLVEVRSAAARAIADKKELTRKLEAISKDVDEWHRKAELAVSKGRDDLAKAALAEKARVTEMRDGLQNQFDSVTEGLEQLNDDIGRLEDKLADAKARQKALIVRHKTATNRLEVRKQIHDNKIDDALVRFEQFERRMESMEGRVEAYDMGRGKDLRREFTQLEDDTKIDEQLNDLKRDMASKSSQSHS is encoded by the coding sequence ATGGGTATTTTCTCGCGCTTCAGTGACATCGTGAACTCGAACCTCAACTCCCTATTGGAGAAGGCCGAGGATCCGGAAAAGCTGGTTCGCCTGATGATTCAGGAGATGGAAGACACGCTGGTGGAAGTGCGTTCCGCCGCAGCTCGCGCCATCGCCGACAAGAAGGAGCTCACCCGCAAGCTGGAAGCCATCTCCAAAGATGTGGACGAGTGGCACCGCAAGGCGGAGCTCGCCGTGTCCAAGGGTCGCGACGACCTGGCCAAGGCCGCCCTGGCGGAGAAGGCCCGCGTCACCGAGATGCGCGACGGTCTGCAGAACCAGTTCGACTCGGTCACCGAGGGCCTGGAGCAGCTGAACGACGACATCGGTCGCCTGGAAGACAAGCTGGCCGACGCCAAGGCGCGGCAGAAGGCGCTGATCGTTCGCCACAAGACGGCGACCAACCGTCTGGAGGTGCGCAAGCAAATCCACGACAACAAGATCGACGACGCCCTGGTGCGCTTCGAGCAGTTCGAACGCCGCATGGAGAGCATGGAAGGACGCGTCGAGGCCTACGACATGGGCCGTGGTAAGGACTTGCGCCGGGAATTCACCCAGCTCGAGGACGACACGAAGATCGATGAGCAGCTCAACGACCTGAAGCGGGACATGGCGAGCAAGTCCAGTCAGTCGCATTCTTAA
- the pspB gene encoding envelope stress response membrane protein PspB, whose translation MEVIGILLCVVVLPIFLFLHYTTRWRELKGLSKEDERMLEDLWQDAQRMESRINTLEAILDDEVPDWRKRA comes from the coding sequence ATGGAAGTGATCGGAATACTGCTATGCGTGGTCGTGCTGCCGATCTTTCTGTTCCTGCACTACACCACGCGCTGGCGTGAGCTGAAGGGGCTGTCGAAGGAAGATGAGCGCATGCTCGAGGATCTGTGGCAGGACGCCCAGCGTATGGAAAGTCGCATCAACACGCTGGAAGCGATCCTCGACGATGAAGTGCCGGACTGGAGGAAGAGGGCGTGA
- a CDS encoding PspC domain-containing protein, whose product MRYGRGSGRIYRDRENGVLFGVCAGVANHFAVRPLAIRILAVLAVVIAPFWPLALVYLTAGILLPDRPLEYTGRRSEREFWRDSEEESWR is encoded by the coding sequence GTGAGGTACGGACGCGGGTCTGGGCGGATCTATAGGGATCGTGAGAACGGCGTCCTGTTCGGAGTGTGCGCCGGCGTGGCTAACCACTTTGCTGTGCGCCCCCTCGCCATCCGCATCCTGGCGGTGCTGGCGGTAGTGATCGCGCCTTTCTGGCCGCTGGCGCTGGTATACCTCACCGCAGGGATACTGTTGCCGGACAGGCCGTTGGAGTACACGGGGCGTCGCTCAGAGCGTGAGTTCTGGCGCGACTCGGAAGAAGAGAGCTGGAGGTAA
- the pspC gene encoding envelope stress response membrane protein PspC, translating to MGWSRRHRHHHERSRFRAAREERSRQGGGGPGRDERRAYGDEPDPRRLYRNRRRGVLAGVCAGIADHFGFSLTGTRIVTVIAAFVLMPWVVLAYIAMSIMLPTTPEEPLYRDEDEEAFWHSVRKSPIATLSQVRHKFREMEARTQRLERYVTSSRYGVDREFRELER from the coding sequence ATGGGTTGGAGCCGAAGACATCGTCATCACCACGAGCGGTCACGTTTCCGGGCGGCGCGCGAAGAGCGCTCCCGCCAGGGTGGCGGCGGCCCGGGGCGAGACGAGCGTCGGGCTTACGGCGACGAGCCGGATCCGCGCCGCCTGTACCGAAACCGTCGTCGTGGCGTGTTGGCTGGCGTGTGCGCCGGCATTGCCGATCACTTTGGGTTCTCCCTGACGGGCACGCGTATCGTCACGGTGATCGCGGCCTTCGTGCTGATGCCCTGGGTGGTCCTGGCCTACATCGCCATGTCGATCATGCTGCCGACCACACCGGAGGAGCCCTTGTACCGCGATGAAGATGAGGAGGCCTTTTGGCACTCCGTACGCAAGTCGCCGATCGCGACCCTGTCGCAGGTACGGCACAAGTTCCGCGAGATGGAAGCGCGCACCCAGCGCCTGGAGCGCTACGTGACGTCCTCACGCTACGGTGTGGATCGCGAGTTCAGAGAACTAGAACGTTAG